A section of the Vespa velutina chromosome 6, iVesVel2.1, whole genome shotgun sequence genome encodes:
- the LOC124949703 gene encoding uncharacterized protein LOC124949703 isoform X3, protein MLSRYTALLFWLAVPSIVLAQSNYASQGNSIEYQPGLPPSTVLDGKVTKLDDISPIIFLNRTKAYLNCGQGSMDVELKFEEPFYGVAYADFDRNSACMVKGRGLTNAKLELPLKGCGTRQDPQRVFTNNIVVRFHPGLEMDGDEVITIICRYPPPIAPAPPAPPASIRMGTIAPAAVAEPPLKGFQILLIICAILFLSLLLLGLGCSYMCLKRRNVRVVHRHPFGSGTGSEITKLSGSSLSNITMFEGLKIPRAHALLHTTAASTSGSEANLVIDHSDTLPSDYPSESHSEVDEERSLPVSSAGSYDNKAFVHHHETQRQVEVRTASSLYSETVAAEVGTSSMMAANASRVAVPRHPIAVPIEPKFDVQMRVKRAPPPPPSPLPSESDVASIALERNLTTILEREESIMSRTLESPPPRMTTFSYVPELHGPPGGTSSTSTVSRQQTPPVYSRILRKQAERETTTSTTLMQERIPSPPPAEQLPILHHEIRRPRSLTSLNTELTETRSLTEVMDQSHAKYRVASILAPTPPPPPPIVPTTTTTHTAIQHREQRLHREEMTEPLVEPQVVTPRRPEITTHEVDDVYLRTVTEKKTIEDVERHRRQVTEYRARPQQQVDPKWDVTIRNYPTEDLPPPPPEWESFSDVSSTSNLTITNEPTVHPNDIANDEEPDVSIEPTYTARAEIPCRPSHSAHRRPLDSEPDGPTDWFARLSKVLEPRYASELTEEERAKWREIITTESTLRTLLTEAVVREDYELIRKDARYTNLFPPTKWDVIIRILGPPLAQAGSTSSSGMHGKNHGQRYKRSKSSEWDTRSRRSSLPTLYEYESDGGSSHRSLDNQSHRLQTSQSAATMVTGSNVGRLRRLGSSSHRGVGGGGGSEADLRSMSEMTVRDFARVDRDDLTSLSSFEGADSLVRSLSQPSLARSGSEFTEHWGMPSAILDLPPWATEGEEGASSVETTPRVIRRGDRIEVLASFDERRRNGIHGSNAARSSSRFIEREISSVRMTESQRASNWFHDDSEPEMQI, encoded by the exons ATGCTGTCGAGATATACAGCTCTGCTGTTCTGGCTGGCAGTGCCATCGATTGTCCTGGCACAGAGTAATTATGCGTCACAGGGCAATAGCATCGAGTATCAGCCTGGACTACCACCGAGCACTGTTCTCGATGGCAAGGTTACCAAGTTGGACGATATATCTCctataatatttctcaatcGAACAAAGGCATATTTGAATTGCGGTCAGGGTAGTATGGATGTCGAGTTAAAGTTCGAGGAACCTTTTTACGGCGTCGCTTATGCggatttcgatcgaaatagTGCTTGCATGGTGAAAGGTCGCGGACTGACAAATGCTAAATTGGAATTACCACTGAAAG GATGTGGTACCAGACAAGATCCGCAACGTGTATTCACCAACAATATAGTCGTACGCTTTCATCCGGGCCTCGAGATGGATGGTGATGAAGTTATCACTATAATTTGTAGATATCCTCCACCGATAGCACCGGCACCACCGGCTCCACCTGCTAGCAT CAGAATGGGTACCATAGCGCCAGCAGCCGTGGCAGAACCACCATTGAAAGGTTTCCAAATCCTTTTAATAATCTGcgctattttattcttatcattgCTACTGCTTGGCCTTGGATGCTCGTACATGTGCCTAAAACGTAGGAATGTACGAGTGGTTCATCGTCATCCATTTGGTAGTGGCACAGGTTCCGAGATAACAAAATTATCTGGCTCTTCTCTAAGCAACATAACCATGTTCGAGGGCCTTAAAATCCCACGCGCGCACGCTCTTCTTCACACGACCGCTGCCTCCACATCTGGCAGCGAAGCAAATTTGGTCATCGACCATTCTGATACGTTACCAAGCGATTATCCCAGTGAAAGTCACTCCGAG GTGGACGAGGAACGTTCGCTTCCAGTTTCCTCGGCTGGTTCCTACGACAACAAAGCATTCGTGCATCATCACGAGACTCAACGGCAAGTGGAAGTACGTACGGCCAGCTCGTTGTATTCCGAAACAGTAGCCGCCGAAGTAGGAACATCGTCGATGATGGCTGCTAACGCATCGCGCGTTGCCGTTCCTCGTCATCCGATAGCTGTCCCGATCGAGCCGAAATTCGACGTTCAAATGCGAGTAAAAAGagcaccaccacctccacctaGTCCTTTACCATCTGAATCCGATGTGGCCAGTATTGCTCTTGAGAGAAACCTAACGACTATcttggaaagagaagaatctaTCATGAGTCGAACGTTGGAGAGTCCACCACCAAGAATGACCACTTTCTCTTACGTACCGGAACTGCACGGGCCACCAGGAGGTACCTCGTCGACGTCTACCGTGTCTCGACAACAAACACCTCCAGTTTATTCTAGAATCTTAAGAAAGCAAGCGGAAAGAGAGACGACTACCAGCACAACGTTGATGCAAGAAAGAATTCCATCGCCACCACCTGCCGAACAATTGCCTATTCTACATCACGAGATTCGTCGTCCACGATCTCTGACTTCTCTTAACACCGAGTTAACGGAAACTCGTTCTTTAACCGAAGTAATGGATCAGTCTCACGCAAAGTATAGAGTAGCAAGTATTCTTGCACCTACACCACCACCGCCTCCACCGATTGTACCCACAACAACGACGACTCACACAGCGATTCAACATCGTGAACAACGTCTCCATCGTGAGGAGATGACGGAACCTCTTGTAGAACCCCAAGTGGTAACACCAAGACGTCCAGAAATAACGACTCACGAAGTAGACGATGTTTACTTACGTACCGTTACCGAGAAGAAAACGATCGAAGACGTAGAACGTCATCGTCGACAAGTCACTGAGTACCGTGCTCGACCGCAGCAACAAGTCGATCCTAAATGGGACGTTACAATCAGAAACTATCCAACGGAAGATCTTCCACCGCCCCCACCAGAATGGGAAAGCTTCTCCGACGTTAGTTCCACGTCGAATTTAACGATCACGAACGAACCCACAGTTCATCCGAACGACATTGCTAACGATGAAGAACCGGACGTCAGTATAGAACCAACCTATACGGCTCGAGCAGAGATACCCTGCAGGCCATCACATTCGGCTCATCGTCGACCACTTGACAGCGAGCCGGACGGACCGACAGATTGGTTCGCCAGACTCTCGAAGGTCCTTGAGCCACGGTATGCGTCGGAATTGACGGAAGAAGAGCGAGCTAAATGGCGCGAGATTATCACGACTGAGAGTACTCTGAGAACCCTTCTAACAGAAGCAGTAGTTAGAGAAGATTACGAACTGATACGAAAGGATGCGAGGTATACGAATCTCTTCCCACCGACAAAGTGGGACGTGATCATTCGCATTCTTGGACCGCCTTTGGCACAGGCTGGTTCTACCTCATCATCTGGCATGCACGGCAAGAATCACGGTCAAAGATACAAGAGATCTAAATCTTCCGAATGGGACACCAGATCTCGAAGATCCTCTTTGCCGACTTTATACGAATACGAGAGCGATGGTGGTAGCTCGCATCGTAGTTTGGACAATCAGAGCCATCGTTTACAGACATCGCAATCAGCGGCTACAATGGTAACCGGCTCGAACGTAGGACGTCTTCGTCGATTGGGTAGTTCCAGTCACAGAGGCgtcggtggtggtggtggtagcgAAGCCGATTTGAGATCAATGTCCGAGATGACGGTGAGGGACTTCGCTAGAGTGGACAGGGACGATCTGACGAGTTTGAGCTCCTTCGAAGGTGCAGATTCATTGGTCAGATCACTCAGTCAACCGAGTTTGGCTAGATCCGGCTCGGAATTCACTGAACATTGGGGTATGCCATCCGCCATCTTAGATCTTCCACCTTGGGCTACCGAAGGAGAGGAAGGTGCGAGTTCCGTAGAGACAACTCCAAGAGTTATTAGAAGAGGCGATCGAATCGAGGTTCTCGCATCGTTCGATGAACGTAGAAGAAATGGCATACATGGCTCTAATGCAGCAAGATCATCAAGTCGATTCATCGAAAGGGAAATAAGCAGCGTTCGTATGACCGAGAGTCAGAGAGCTTCAAATTGGTTTCACGACGACTCCGAGCCCGAGATGCAGATATGA
- the LOC124949703 gene encoding uncharacterized protein LOC124949703 isoform X1, with translation MLSRYTALLFWLAVPSIVLAQSNYASQGNSIEYQPGLPPSTVLDGKVTKLDDISPIIFLNRTKAYLNCGQGSMDVELKFEEPFYGVAYADFDRNSACMVKGRGLTNAKLELPLKGCGTRQDPQRVFTNNIVVRFHPGLEMDGDEVITIICRYPPPIAPAPPAPPASIRMGTIAPAAVAEPPLKGFQILLIICAILFLSLLLLGLGCSYMCLKRRNVRVVHRHPFGSGTGSEITKLSGSSLSNITMFEGLKIPRAHALLHTTAASTSGSEANLVIDHSDTLPSDYPSESHSELYYVHQVDEERSLPVSSAGSYDNKAFVHHHETQRQVEVRTASSLYSETVAAEVGTSSMMAANASRVAVPRHPIAVPIEPKFDVQMRVKRAPPPPPSPLPSESDVASIALERNLTTILEREESIMSRTLESPPPRMTTFSYVPELHGPPGGTSSTSTVSRQQTPPVYSRILRKQAERETTTSTTLMQERIPSPPPAEQLPILHHEIRRPRSLTSLNTELTETRSLTEVMDQSHAKYRVASILAPTPPPPPPIVPTTTTTHTAIQHREQRLHREEMTEPLVEPQVVTPRRPEITTHEVDDVYLRTVTEKKTIEDVERHRRQVTEYRARPQQQVDPKWDVTIRNYPTEDLPPPPPEWESFSDVSSTSNLTITNEPTVHPNDIANDEEPDVSIEPTYTARAEIPCRPSHSAHRRPLDSEPDGPTDWFARLSKVLEPRYASELTEEERAKWREIITTESTLRTLLTEAVVREDYELIRKDARYTNLFPPTKWDVIIRILGPPLAQAGSTSSSGMHGKNHGQRYKRSKSSEWDTRSRRSSLPTLYEYESDGGSSHRSLDNQSHRLQTSQSAATMVTGSNVGRLRRLGSSSHRGVGGGGGSEADLRSMSEMTVRDFARVDRDDLTSLSSFEGADSLVRSLSQPSLARSGSEFTEHWGMPSAILDLPPWATEGEEGASSVETTPRVIRRGDRIEVLASFDERRRNGIHGSNAARSSSRFIEREISSVRMTESQRASNWFHDDSEPEMQI, from the exons ATGCTGTCGAGATATACAGCTCTGCTGTTCTGGCTGGCAGTGCCATCGATTGTCCTGGCACAGAGTAATTATGCGTCACAGGGCAATAGCATCGAGTATCAGCCTGGACTACCACCGAGCACTGTTCTCGATGGCAAGGTTACCAAGTTGGACGATATATCTCctataatatttctcaatcGAACAAAGGCATATTTGAATTGCGGTCAGGGTAGTATGGATGTCGAGTTAAAGTTCGAGGAACCTTTTTACGGCGTCGCTTATGCggatttcgatcgaaatagTGCTTGCATGGTGAAAGGTCGCGGACTGACAAATGCTAAATTGGAATTACCACTGAAAG GATGTGGTACCAGACAAGATCCGCAACGTGTATTCACCAACAATATAGTCGTACGCTTTCATCCGGGCCTCGAGATGGATGGTGATGAAGTTATCACTATAATTTGTAGATATCCTCCACCGATAGCACCGGCACCACCGGCTCCACCTGCTAGCAT CAGAATGGGTACCATAGCGCCAGCAGCCGTGGCAGAACCACCATTGAAAGGTTTCCAAATCCTTTTAATAATCTGcgctattttattcttatcattgCTACTGCTTGGCCTTGGATGCTCGTACATGTGCCTAAAACGTAGGAATGTACGAGTGGTTCATCGTCATCCATTTGGTAGTGGCACAGGTTCCGAGATAACAAAATTATCTGGCTCTTCTCTAAGCAACATAACCATGTTCGAGGGCCTTAAAATCCCACGCGCGCACGCTCTTCTTCACACGACCGCTGCCTCCACATCTGGCAGCGAAGCAAATTTGGTCATCGACCATTCTGATACGTTACCAAGCGATTATCCCAGTGAAAGTCACTCCGAG CTTTATTATGTTCATCAGGTGGACGAGGAACGTTCGCTTCCAGTTTCCTCGGCTGGTTCCTACGACAACAAAGCATTCGTGCATCATCACGAGACTCAACGGCAAGTGGAAGTACGTACGGCCAGCTCGTTGTATTCCGAAACAGTAGCCGCCGAAGTAGGAACATCGTCGATGATGGCTGCTAACGCATCGCGCGTTGCCGTTCCTCGTCATCCGATAGCTGTCCCGATCGAGCCGAAATTCGACGTTCAAATGCGAGTAAAAAGagcaccaccacctccacctaGTCCTTTACCATCTGAATCCGATGTGGCCAGTATTGCTCTTGAGAGAAACCTAACGACTATcttggaaagagaagaatctaTCATGAGTCGAACGTTGGAGAGTCCACCACCAAGAATGACCACTTTCTCTTACGTACCGGAACTGCACGGGCCACCAGGAGGTACCTCGTCGACGTCTACCGTGTCTCGACAACAAACACCTCCAGTTTATTCTAGAATCTTAAGAAAGCAAGCGGAAAGAGAGACGACTACCAGCACAACGTTGATGCAAGAAAGAATTCCATCGCCACCACCTGCCGAACAATTGCCTATTCTACATCACGAGATTCGTCGTCCACGATCTCTGACTTCTCTTAACACCGAGTTAACGGAAACTCGTTCTTTAACCGAAGTAATGGATCAGTCTCACGCAAAGTATAGAGTAGCAAGTATTCTTGCACCTACACCACCACCGCCTCCACCGATTGTACCCACAACAACGACGACTCACACAGCGATTCAACATCGTGAACAACGTCTCCATCGTGAGGAGATGACGGAACCTCTTGTAGAACCCCAAGTGGTAACACCAAGACGTCCAGAAATAACGACTCACGAAGTAGACGATGTTTACTTACGTACCGTTACCGAGAAGAAAACGATCGAAGACGTAGAACGTCATCGTCGACAAGTCACTGAGTACCGTGCTCGACCGCAGCAACAAGTCGATCCTAAATGGGACGTTACAATCAGAAACTATCCAACGGAAGATCTTCCACCGCCCCCACCAGAATGGGAAAGCTTCTCCGACGTTAGTTCCACGTCGAATTTAACGATCACGAACGAACCCACAGTTCATCCGAACGACATTGCTAACGATGAAGAACCGGACGTCAGTATAGAACCAACCTATACGGCTCGAGCAGAGATACCCTGCAGGCCATCACATTCGGCTCATCGTCGACCACTTGACAGCGAGCCGGACGGACCGACAGATTGGTTCGCCAGACTCTCGAAGGTCCTTGAGCCACGGTATGCGTCGGAATTGACGGAAGAAGAGCGAGCTAAATGGCGCGAGATTATCACGACTGAGAGTACTCTGAGAACCCTTCTAACAGAAGCAGTAGTTAGAGAAGATTACGAACTGATACGAAAGGATGCGAGGTATACGAATCTCTTCCCACCGACAAAGTGGGACGTGATCATTCGCATTCTTGGACCGCCTTTGGCACAGGCTGGTTCTACCTCATCATCTGGCATGCACGGCAAGAATCACGGTCAAAGATACAAGAGATCTAAATCTTCCGAATGGGACACCAGATCTCGAAGATCCTCTTTGCCGACTTTATACGAATACGAGAGCGATGGTGGTAGCTCGCATCGTAGTTTGGACAATCAGAGCCATCGTTTACAGACATCGCAATCAGCGGCTACAATGGTAACCGGCTCGAACGTAGGACGTCTTCGTCGATTGGGTAGTTCCAGTCACAGAGGCgtcggtggtggtggtggtagcgAAGCCGATTTGAGATCAATGTCCGAGATGACGGTGAGGGACTTCGCTAGAGTGGACAGGGACGATCTGACGAGTTTGAGCTCCTTCGAAGGTGCAGATTCATTGGTCAGATCACTCAGTCAACCGAGTTTGGCTAGATCCGGCTCGGAATTCACTGAACATTGGGGTATGCCATCCGCCATCTTAGATCTTCCACCTTGGGCTACCGAAGGAGAGGAAGGTGCGAGTTCCGTAGAGACAACTCCAAGAGTTATTAGAAGAGGCGATCGAATCGAGGTTCTCGCATCGTTCGATGAACGTAGAAGAAATGGCATACATGGCTCTAATGCAGCAAGATCATCAAGTCGATTCATCGAAAGGGAAATAAGCAGCGTTCGTATGACCGAGAGTCAGAGAGCTTCAAATTGGTTTCACGACGACTCCGAGCCCGAGATGCAGATATGA
- the LOC124949703 gene encoding uncharacterized protein LOC124949703 isoform X4, with protein sequence MLSRYTALLFWLAVPSIVLAQSNYASQGNSIEYQPGLPPSTVLDGKVTKLDDISPIIFLNRTKAYLNCGQGSMDVELKFEEPFYGVAYADFDRNSACMVKGRGLTNAKLELPLKGCGTRQDPQRVFTNNIVVRFHPGLEMDGDEVITIICRYPPPIAPAPPAPPASIMGTIAPAAVAEPPLKGFQILLIICAILFLSLLLLGLGCSYMCLKRRNVRVVHRHPFGSGTGSEITKLSGSSLSNITMFEGLKIPRAHALLHTTAASTSGSEANLVIDHSDTLPSDYPSESHSEVDEERSLPVSSAGSYDNKAFVHHHETQRQVEVRTASSLYSETVAAEVGTSSMMAANASRVAVPRHPIAVPIEPKFDVQMRVKRAPPPPPSPLPSESDVASIALERNLTTILEREESIMSRTLESPPPRMTTFSYVPELHGPPGGTSSTSTVSRQQTPPVYSRILRKQAERETTTSTTLMQERIPSPPPAEQLPILHHEIRRPRSLTSLNTELTETRSLTEVMDQSHAKYRVASILAPTPPPPPPIVPTTTTTHTAIQHREQRLHREEMTEPLVEPQVVTPRRPEITTHEVDDVYLRTVTEKKTIEDVERHRRQVTEYRARPQQQVDPKWDVTIRNYPTEDLPPPPPEWESFSDVSSTSNLTITNEPTVHPNDIANDEEPDVSIEPTYTARAEIPCRPSHSAHRRPLDSEPDGPTDWFARLSKVLEPRYASELTEEERAKWREIITTESTLRTLLTEAVVREDYELIRKDARYTNLFPPTKWDVIIRILGPPLAQAGSTSSSGMHGKNHGQRYKRSKSSEWDTRSRRSSLPTLYEYESDGGSSHRSLDNQSHRLQTSQSAATMVTGSNVGRLRRLGSSSHRGVGGGGGSEADLRSMSEMTVRDFARVDRDDLTSLSSFEGADSLVRSLSQPSLARSGSEFTEHWGMPSAILDLPPWATEGEEGASSVETTPRVIRRGDRIEVLASFDERRRNGIHGSNAARSSSRFIEREISSVRMTESQRASNWFHDDSEPEMQI encoded by the exons ATGCTGTCGAGATATACAGCTCTGCTGTTCTGGCTGGCAGTGCCATCGATTGTCCTGGCACAGAGTAATTATGCGTCACAGGGCAATAGCATCGAGTATCAGCCTGGACTACCACCGAGCACTGTTCTCGATGGCAAGGTTACCAAGTTGGACGATATATCTCctataatatttctcaatcGAACAAAGGCATATTTGAATTGCGGTCAGGGTAGTATGGATGTCGAGTTAAAGTTCGAGGAACCTTTTTACGGCGTCGCTTATGCggatttcgatcgaaatagTGCTTGCATGGTGAAAGGTCGCGGACTGACAAATGCTAAATTGGAATTACCACTGAAAG GATGTGGTACCAGACAAGATCCGCAACGTGTATTCACCAACAATATAGTCGTACGCTTTCATCCGGGCCTCGAGATGGATGGTGATGAAGTTATCACTATAATTTGTAGATATCCTCCACCGATAGCACCGGCACCACCGGCTCCACCTGCTAGCAT AATGGGTACCATAGCGCCAGCAGCCGTGGCAGAACCACCATTGAAAGGTTTCCAAATCCTTTTAATAATCTGcgctattttattcttatcattgCTACTGCTTGGCCTTGGATGCTCGTACATGTGCCTAAAACGTAGGAATGTACGAGTGGTTCATCGTCATCCATTTGGTAGTGGCACAGGTTCCGAGATAACAAAATTATCTGGCTCTTCTCTAAGCAACATAACCATGTTCGAGGGCCTTAAAATCCCACGCGCGCACGCTCTTCTTCACACGACCGCTGCCTCCACATCTGGCAGCGAAGCAAATTTGGTCATCGACCATTCTGATACGTTACCAAGCGATTATCCCAGTGAAAGTCACTCCGAG GTGGACGAGGAACGTTCGCTTCCAGTTTCCTCGGCTGGTTCCTACGACAACAAAGCATTCGTGCATCATCACGAGACTCAACGGCAAGTGGAAGTACGTACGGCCAGCTCGTTGTATTCCGAAACAGTAGCCGCCGAAGTAGGAACATCGTCGATGATGGCTGCTAACGCATCGCGCGTTGCCGTTCCTCGTCATCCGATAGCTGTCCCGATCGAGCCGAAATTCGACGTTCAAATGCGAGTAAAAAGagcaccaccacctccacctaGTCCTTTACCATCTGAATCCGATGTGGCCAGTATTGCTCTTGAGAGAAACCTAACGACTATcttggaaagagaagaatctaTCATGAGTCGAACGTTGGAGAGTCCACCACCAAGAATGACCACTTTCTCTTACGTACCGGAACTGCACGGGCCACCAGGAGGTACCTCGTCGACGTCTACCGTGTCTCGACAACAAACACCTCCAGTTTATTCTAGAATCTTAAGAAAGCAAGCGGAAAGAGAGACGACTACCAGCACAACGTTGATGCAAGAAAGAATTCCATCGCCACCACCTGCCGAACAATTGCCTATTCTACATCACGAGATTCGTCGTCCACGATCTCTGACTTCTCTTAACACCGAGTTAACGGAAACTCGTTCTTTAACCGAAGTAATGGATCAGTCTCACGCAAAGTATAGAGTAGCAAGTATTCTTGCACCTACACCACCACCGCCTCCACCGATTGTACCCACAACAACGACGACTCACACAGCGATTCAACATCGTGAACAACGTCTCCATCGTGAGGAGATGACGGAACCTCTTGTAGAACCCCAAGTGGTAACACCAAGACGTCCAGAAATAACGACTCACGAAGTAGACGATGTTTACTTACGTACCGTTACCGAGAAGAAAACGATCGAAGACGTAGAACGTCATCGTCGACAAGTCACTGAGTACCGTGCTCGACCGCAGCAACAAGTCGATCCTAAATGGGACGTTACAATCAGAAACTATCCAACGGAAGATCTTCCACCGCCCCCACCAGAATGGGAAAGCTTCTCCGACGTTAGTTCCACGTCGAATTTAACGATCACGAACGAACCCACAGTTCATCCGAACGACATTGCTAACGATGAAGAACCGGACGTCAGTATAGAACCAACCTATACGGCTCGAGCAGAGATACCCTGCAGGCCATCACATTCGGCTCATCGTCGACCACTTGACAGCGAGCCGGACGGACCGACAGATTGGTTCGCCAGACTCTCGAAGGTCCTTGAGCCACGGTATGCGTCGGAATTGACGGAAGAAGAGCGAGCTAAATGGCGCGAGATTATCACGACTGAGAGTACTCTGAGAACCCTTCTAACAGAAGCAGTAGTTAGAGAAGATTACGAACTGATACGAAAGGATGCGAGGTATACGAATCTCTTCCCACCGACAAAGTGGGACGTGATCATTCGCATTCTTGGACCGCCTTTGGCACAGGCTGGTTCTACCTCATCATCTGGCATGCACGGCAAGAATCACGGTCAAAGATACAAGAGATCTAAATCTTCCGAATGGGACACCAGATCTCGAAGATCCTCTTTGCCGACTTTATACGAATACGAGAGCGATGGTGGTAGCTCGCATCGTAGTTTGGACAATCAGAGCCATCGTTTACAGACATCGCAATCAGCGGCTACAATGGTAACCGGCTCGAACGTAGGACGTCTTCGTCGATTGGGTAGTTCCAGTCACAGAGGCgtcggtggtggtggtggtagcgAAGCCGATTTGAGATCAATGTCCGAGATGACGGTGAGGGACTTCGCTAGAGTGGACAGGGACGATCTGACGAGTTTGAGCTCCTTCGAAGGTGCAGATTCATTGGTCAGATCACTCAGTCAACCGAGTTTGGCTAGATCCGGCTCGGAATTCACTGAACATTGGGGTATGCCATCCGCCATCTTAGATCTTCCACCTTGGGCTACCGAAGGAGAGGAAGGTGCGAGTTCCGTAGAGACAACTCCAAGAGTTATTAGAAGAGGCGATCGAATCGAGGTTCTCGCATCGTTCGATGAACGTAGAAGAAATGGCATACATGGCTCTAATGCAGCAAGATCATCAAGTCGATTCATCGAAAGGGAAATAAGCAGCGTTCGTATGACCGAGAGTCAGAGAGCTTCAAATTGGTTTCACGACGACTCCGAGCCCGAGATGCAGATATGA